The DNA sequence TAGCTTCCTATCTTGTTTCTATGGATAACAATGATAGCAATAAAGTTTTAAACAGCCCTCTATAACCACAGTATATCATTGCAGTTTACAGATGTATAACATCTGCTTGCATTCCCGCTGCAGAAGTTAAAAGTAGTCTGACTGAATACAGTAGGCAACAAGAAATATTCAAGAACtttgtaaatgaaatgtttgaACGGTCTTTTGAAGGAGCTGAACTGGGTGCTTTATTTGGACTGTTAAAGATCTGCAGATACACTGCATAAATTTCATTAGCAGAATTATTTAGTTGTCATAGAACGCACAGGTTGGGACATGGGAAAGCATAAGGGAAACCTATGTTACCTTTGTAATGCCAGGAAGGTCCACTAATGTGAGGTTCACAACATGTGGGGAGAAGATTTTCAGGTGAATGGGTTCATCACTAATACCCTGGAATAAAACAATAATGTCAGGTTGCTGCTGACAGTTAAGCATGATCCACTTCCTCCACGGAGGAACTTTTTTTACTACCTTTCATGTTCTGTATTAATAAGTGCACTTAGCATACCTTGTTATTGCCAgaaattctttctgtttctgtttcgaTTTCTTGTCTGATCTCCTCAAAGTCTGTGTATATCTGAAACAATAGTTTGACCACACATGTTAAGGATGGTATTGACAAGCAACATCAGTGCAAGAATCAGTTCTTGAAATTCAAACAATAAGAGCAACAGGgagggacaaaaaaatgaaaatgacagagaGAGTTTACAAAGAAATACTGAGAAAATGCTGTTTACTGTCATGAGGCTATCAGGACATCATAAAGGTTTCTTTGTTCAAAGATGAAGAACTACTGTAAAAGGAGCACAGAAACAGAATTCAACCTTGGAGGACATTTACCCTACAGccatataaatatttttagcaGCTGACAGGGTGTGTGCCCGATCTCATTACAGGTTGTAGATGTTGTTTATGTAAACATGACAccagtatataaaatgtccTCCTGTTGCAAATCCATAATTATGAATCAGAACATTGGTATATCACAATTACCAGAGTTTATCAAATATTCAGGTGTTTCGATACACAGAACAGCAGTGGTGAAAACCTCAAATGAAAGTATTGTTTTCTGGCAAGCAACAAGAACAGGGTGAACGCTCTACCTTGTTTTTGGTGTGTAAGAATTTGCCCCATTCCTCTCCATCGATGCCTGTGGAAAAGCAAAGTGGACGACAGATGTTATAGTTACAGATTATGTGACAGATGTGGCCTTGGGAACAATGTTACTATGCTTATCATCCCTATGATAATGTCTCAAGGGAGGACTTTTGTTTCTTGGCAAAGATGGGATGGAAaaaattttcagagaaaacatCCACAGCTGAAGAactttggccaaaaaaaaacgAACGAAGCAAAATAATCATTGGAGCAACCGGTGCTTTCGCACAACAGTATTGGGAGCAAATTATAggcaaaagcaaaaaattaaagaaagaacaaaaaacttGCATTTTGGGAAGCAGAGAACAAAGAAATCTTTAAAGAACAAATGAATGATTTTAGCTGCAACAATCAACATTATAACATAACAAGGTTGGAGTCTGTTAGTGATCTAGACGAAGCTAATGacttttaaaatggaaaactaAGCACAAGACAATCATTTTTTAACAGCAATAACCTAATTCTCATTTTCTAACTTCAACTGACAGAGACCAGCCTACATAGAGGGAAGGACATGTGCTGAATACATGAAGCCACGCGGTTTGGCAGCTTCAGAAAAGCTACACAAATACAAGGCAGGATGAGGTAGAATGGGCAAAAAAGAAGAGTGGGGGTGGCGGGTGGGGGTTATGTAATATACAAATACAATAAGACAAAGAACAAGGAAAAGGAGACCTCTGTAAAGGCGCCCATTTCTCTTGGATTCTGTGGTTAAAGAGAGATGACAGGAGACAAAAGGGTTAGCCTGGCTATCTGCAGCTCCTGCATGAGACTGCAGCAGTGCAGAGTCACAGTGAGGCCATTCCCAGAGGACGGCATTAAATACATGCAGGATCTTGGCACATTTCAGTCCCCTGTTCTTTTCACTAAGAACTAAATGCTGATGCTGATTCTGAGTCAAAAAAGTTATGCACTTATTTGGTAAAGGTGAAGCACACTGCAGAACCCCAACTGCTGAAATGATATTAGTTTTCCAACTGTCTGTCTGAATCATGCACTCACTGCAACATCCTCATACATTTAGATGACTAACTCTAGTGTGGAAGTGCACTAGCTGTTCCACTCAGGGCTACTATTACTGATACGGTTTCTGCAAAATCACCAAACCACGTCAAATTTATCAATTACTATTTGAAAAAATGGGTTCAATATCaagattatttatttaagttATATGTTTGTGTCTGGTGTTGGCCAGTATATTATAATTAGATGTTTTAAAACGCCACAACAATAGCAGCAAAAATCAGGTCCTGCCCCAGCTGTTATGCATTATAGCATATTGcacatacatgtaaaatattgATGATTCAATTGTTTAATTTGCAGGACAATATTAACATTTACCAACCTCATGACAAGCAAACCACAATACACAAACAGAGGATAAGGAAAACGTGATGATACCGTTCTCTTCGTTGGCTTTTCTGCTGTCATCTGGGTCGATGTGTACGAGCTGCAGGATGAGGGGTCGACGCGTGACGATGCCAGTGCCGCGTGGCAAAATGTCTCTGCCAACCAGGCTCTCTAAAACAGAGCTCTTCCCACTGCTCTGTagacgacaacaacaacaacagcaacatcatAAACTAAACCACTAAATGTGGAGGCTGAAGTATGCATGAGTCATTTATTGACCGCAGAAATCGGGCagatacacacaaaacactagactgactttggttttatttattcaagtcTTTAAGGCCATTTCCACTGAAAAAACTTTTTCAGAGACTATTGAGTCTTCAACTACATTTGAATAGAGGAGTTGATCTAAATTTAGCTTCTCAGTCACCATTAGGACTTCCCACTAAGTCATTGTTCAGGGAGTTGTCCGTAGGAATGCTCTAGGAGCTAATAGTGCATGTTTGGCATTATTCGCATGTTGAACACGCCTTTAATTTGTGTACAGCATTTAATCACACAATAGGTAAGCACCGTATGCCATTAGGACCAATATTACGGGTAAGTTTCACATTATATGCAAAGATGTTTGAGGTAGTCGTCTCTAATTAGGCCTGATGAACTGAAATACCTCATTCAGTTTACCTGGCTCACAGATTCCTCTTAAATTATTTCAGTAAAATGAGTTTAGGGCTAAATTGGTGGCACAGCAGTAAATCTAGTGTTACTTTGACTGATATAGATGGCTCTAATGATGGCTACAACACATTGCAGAAAACCAATTATTAATGCTTGCCACCTAGTTTTGGTTAGAGCTGCCCCTAATTGGAGGTTTTGGTCGATCTTAACCTTTGCAGAACGCTAACAAGGGCAAAGCTCCCAAATGAGGCCTTTAAATCGTCCTTTAGCTTGCTTTATCTCTGATGTCTGCCAAAAGggctgagacagtcacatcccATAAGCCAACCAGTGAAACGAAACGTGATAGAGAAAATCTGCCACTTTAAACCTATTAGGCTCTTGTACACAAGGCAGTGACGTGGACACAGTGAAACTGTATTAGAGAAGAATAATGCAGACTCACCTCAACTTTATGGTCATTAATAGTTTGTAGGGCTGCTGAATTGTACAGTGTTACAATACTTCGAGAAATGTAATAGCCTTTTCACCCTTTTTAGTGGTGTAAAGTATATTTACTCAGGTACAGTACTTACGTAGAATATAAGGATAACTGTATTTAAGTATTTCCATTGTCTACTACTTGTAGTCCTACTGCGCTGCAATTCAGAAGCAAACACTTCATTACATGTATTTGATAACAAATATTACTAGTTATTTGTATATCTAGATCAATAACAAAACCACTAAATATAATACACTGGGATAATAAATTGGGATTACCAATTGTTGAAAAGTCCAGCAGTGACACCTTAGCATCTgattaagataaaactttattgataCCCATGAGGATATCTACAAATGACTCAGCAGTAAATAAGGTCATTAAAATCAGCTTCGCCTTTACCACTTGTAACTATAGAGTGATTAACACATGAATGTGTCAATAATTATTATCCAATCCTTTCTATATTTGGTATGTTAAGTATATTTTGAGGCTAATAtctttgtacttttacttaagcaATGatttgaatgcaggacttttgcTCGCTACCAAGTATTTCTACACAGTAGTATTGTTACTTTCAGTTAAGTACAAAATCTGAGTACATTTTCCATCACTGAACCCCTTTATGTTGACAATTGTAGACTAATTATCACTTataatacattaaaatctttcTGAAACAGtgtcagcaaaaacaaaatattgcaactTGTGATTGTAGGACTTACTGCTGGGCTTTTCAAATGCATTACACTGCATTTAGTCAAAGTCAGATGCTCTATAAAATGACAGCTTAAGTGCAAtttatattgtgtgttttcaatTTTAAGACACATGTTTTCCATAAAGAATACCAATATATGGTCAGAGGAAACTGTTTATGCAAATCTGATGAACTTGAAGAAAACTGcacttcattttatgtttaggAGACTGAACAGAAGGCTGAAACATGTGGACAAATGTCCCTGTCAACTGTCACTGCCAAACACTGAGTCTAAACGTGAGACCACATATGGCTAATGCTAACTTAGTTGCGTTGGTAGTTAACTAAAAAAAGGCCCAACAAAGGCATGAAGTCAGTCGAGACAGTTGTGAGTACTGCACCAGCACGAAATTGAAAGAAAAGGTGTGGTGAAGACAATAGCAGCAGTCAAAACAATAAGTTGTCGCAGGCTAACTAACTTGCTAGCCTTAAAGCAAAGTGACGTTTCTCACCTGGGTTCCAACAACAACTATCTGCGGCAGTTGGATAATATCTGCGCCGACTGTGTTGAAAACATCCTGCAGTTTGTTTATGACAGGTATAAGCGCCTCCATTAGCTCCGATACGAATCCCGACCTGTCAAAAAGACAACTTTCTGAACGTTCCCAACACACGGGTACAAAGTCATTCAATGTCCCTCAGCTAAAGCTACTGGCGTCTCTTTGGATCTGCCAACAACTGCGCACACGACCGCTCACAGTTGCATCCTGGGAGTTGGAGTTGAGTAGGTTACGGCTCAAAAGTACTTTGTTCGGAGTTCAAATTTGGTCGAACTACATTTCCTACAGGTGACATAGTGTGTGTATTCCACCAATGAAAAGAAAGATAATTATTACTTTTTCCTCAAGGCAACGGTAACTAAGGCGAACACCAAAATATTTATGCGACGCCCATCAATATATACCATGTTCGTGATACAACCGGTATGACCACAGCTATTTTATACGCATTTCTACCCTCTGGAAAATTAACTGACTGTACTGAACACTTCTCAGAcaaatgttttctctctttttttctatgattCTGACTTAACACATAGCTTTTGGATCACCAAAGTTGTGTTTAAGCCAAGCAAAACACTGTTATGCTCATGCAGTCCATGATAACgctatttgctgctgcctatcttggccaggacaCCCATGAAAAAGAGATTCTTGATCTAAAAGGGATTTCTCCtggctaaataaaataaataaataaataaagtgtttaaTATGTCAGGCGTTTGGCACACTGAAATGAGCACACAGGAAAGAAAAACGACCCAGTGTTGTTgctacattttatttacaaaactgaaagtgcttttggtcattttacaacAACATCAATATATAAATATTGCACAGCACAGTGTCAAATTGAACTACTTTAGTGGAATGAGAGAACAGATGATATGTCAGGGAAAGTGTTTCATCTACTACAGCATTAGAACCAACCAGATTAAGAAAATATGCCAAGAATTGATGTATTTAtgcatatatacagtatttctTTAACACTGAGGTACTGCAGTATACCTACACTGAAAAAATATATGCAGcatttcataatgattttttttaaaaatacaaagccTTGTAAAATGAGTCAATAAACCTCTAATGTGTACTGCAGAAAGCTTACATTCTGACCGATCCTCTGCGAGTTACTTTACACATAGCACATTCTTTGTAGTTTGTCTGACACCAAAAGCTAATACCTTTGAGGATTTTTGGTTAGATTTCTCACGTGATTGTAAATTCAGCTTTAATACTCCCCATCTACAAACTCAAAAGAAGACGTGTTACTCAGAATTCAGAAacgacatttttttaaaataaaggtgGCCTCAATCTAATGTCGTCTGCCACTATAAAGTATACAGAATAATGAAAATACCTCCAGTAAAACAGGACCTTAAATTAGAAATAACTTAACTGcagtaacaaaaaaacacttcataTAAGATTGTATGACATTTTGCAGCCTATTTCAGCTATGGAGATGCAATCTAACACATCagatgttaaaacaaaagaaggcaACTAACAGAGCTGTACAGGCTACACACTATGTGATCAAACTACAAAATATGTAGTAGGCTAATGCCCTGAAAATCGTAGTAAAGTACAGATTGATCATGCCaataaacagctgcaaaatACAGTGCAATTTAATGCTACTAGTTCTGCAATACCTATGTGAAACCTATATCATTTTCACTGATTGTTGTTGAGGCTTTTTTAGAGTGGAGTGGGTTATTTTCGAGGCTGTAGTGTTTGAtgcttttctgttgtgttgtgcagCATTGTAAGACGTACCTACAATTTTAtcaatacaacaaaatattCGGTTAAAAATTGCAACAGAGTTggaaaaacatcagtttaaGAAAACAGAACATTACCAGCTTCACAATTAATTATATTAACTGCAGTGCTGTTGCGATAGCGTTCAGCCAAACCTGTTAATATCGAGGCTacttcaaataaaatgtaagcCACAAACATTTCTCCATTGCCACTTTCCTACTaatatttacacatatttaaaaTTGCTCTACAGTTGCACTGAAGATGATTTAACCACAAATGCTACAATACATAACATTTAACAAAGTCACTAAAAGTGTAGCGTGTAAGAACATTTCAAGAAGATGTAGGTAACTAAAACCAACATGTGGAGGGTCACAGGTTTTTGTTGACACTGCTGTCTATTTCACAACCATAAGCAGAACTCCACAGGCTGCTATTGTTTCTGCCTATAGTGGTGACTTCAGGCTCACAATAGCAGAGCCTATACAAAGAAActaaaaactgtacaaaaaagcGGTAGGAGAACTAGTGGTGATCTGACATATGCATTGCTGTGCCATATTGAGCAAGacatctttatttttcaccatCAAATTTTCAGAAggtgcttaaaaaaaacactgacaaaataCTCCCTAACAGCTTACTTAAACTCTTATCAAAACTACTACAATCATAAACAAATTCATGAGCATACACAGTGAATATCTTGAAAAAAAGATAGCTTATTTGAATTCAGAACTAAACTACGTAAACTGTGTACTCAGTGCTTGTCATTCTGTGACTGTCAGCTCTCAACGTCGCTGTTCAAATTTCACAGCATCAAAACTAATGGGCTTTCTGCTACTTAATCAGTAAAACAATATCCTCTTAAGGcaattttaagttaaaaatcATTTTGCTTCGCATCTTAAGATGCAGTGCAGTCTGTGTATGTGGTTACCATATTTCCTCTGCGCTGTGTTACCGTTCTACAGTGTTGCTTTGATGCACTATGAaacctgttttcagtctgtttgccATGTCTGTCAAAGGTAAACATTCTCTCCATGTCATCAAACATATCATCAAAGATACCTGCTCCAAAACCGCCTTGGAAGTGTCTCTTATGTCTGCTGTGGGACTCCTTGTGGGACCTGGAGTGTTCATCAAAGTGTCGTCGGTGACGGGCATGCCTGTTCTGGCTGTAGATGTCAAAGTCCTTAAATATGTCATCAAAGTTGAAGCTGAAAGGCTGATGGGTACCCTGTCTTTGTCTGCCTTTCGTCTCCCCAGTGAAGTATTCAGAGGTGTCACCAAACCTGTCATACTCTCGTCTTCTGGTCTCATCTGACAAAGTTTCATAAGCTGcacacaacaaagaaaaacagggtTCAGTCAGAGTGGAAGAAGTTGAATATCCagtcaatgttaaaaaaaagctaTATTTGACAAAGTCTTAAGGCAATGGTATGCAAAATCATTCAAAGGCCTGAAAAGATAGCAGTCTGTACTAGTGATAGACACTTCATCAATAGCATAATGCAAAGTGACATTAAAGCACATGATGAAAACGCAAAGTTTGACTGCACAAACAACCCCAACCTTTTTGTCTACCTGACTCAAAACAGCCCATCTTATCCCTTGATATTCCACCAGGGAAGGCTATGGCTGGGTGTTGCCTTTGTGAGACTGGCTTCACAGTCTATAAACACCCACAATCATGTATCCCTCACCTCTACCTAGCTTTGTGACCCTAATTGCAGTTCCGgatttaacttgtttttttttttttttttaactttgtatCAGGTGAGCTGATGTCTTTAccattatttacttttatttagaTTTGTAAAGGTATGTATTTGTGCGTTTTTCATTGCTGTGTTAACGTTTTTGCCAAATGTGCCTTTGTTCTCCTGGTCTTCATTAAAAATAGGtaattaaaaacatcaaatatcaTCAATATCAAGTGAAACTATCTATTTTCATATATTTGCAAGCAAAGGGAAGGGCTAACGCCACCATTAACAAGCTTTCACCACGTGCTGTAAAGTACATGAATTCACACAATATCTTTCTCCCAAAATAAATTGACTGTACCTTCTGCAATTTCCCTGAATCTCACTTCAGCATCCGGGCTCTTGTTCTTATCTGGGTGATATTTCATTGCAAGCCTGTGGAAAGCCTTCTTTATCTGGCGCTCAGTAGCCCCTTTCGGCACTCCCAGGATATCATAGTAGTCTTTCTTGGCCAGTATAAGCTCTGTTATCATGAGGACACACACTGCAAACGTTGCCACAGACTGTGCAGTTGCCATAGCTCCAGTGTCCCCTTTATTCAAGAGAGAAAATGATCAGTAGGTGATGACTGCACAATGAACAAGCTGCATacataacagaaaatgtgaataGTTTTAATTCCCATCACCTCTAGTAAATAGCAAGTATCGTAAATACAACTGACATACAGAAACTCTGTTTACTAGCCTTGATGACACTGAATCAGATTCTAAGCTAACTGTCATAGCCCAGTGACTGCGGCTGAattgcttcatttctgttgcgTATGAGCTGACGAAGTGAAATAACTGAACACCATAATAACTTTTTCATtaacccaaatttggcaactTAAATTCTATTCGTTAGAAAAAAACCTCGTAATAGTCAGTGCTACTGTATCATAGCGCTGTCATACATCAATGCGCCTAACGTTAGCTAACGTCGGCTAACACAAGCTACTGCCCTCACAGTCTCTTCTCATTCAGCCTCACTCCACCTACCTTTTAGGGGACACGAGCGCTACTTTCTTTTAAAGCCTATAAATGGTTTAACCAACACCGAACATGGTGGTTTGGTTGTTagctttttgtattatttagtAGAGCGGTTGAGAACGAGATaatttccatttcttcttctcttggTTACCAGGTAAGAAGAGGTTTTTCTGCCCTCTGTCGGTCGATGTTGTTAATATTTCCTCTTCTACTGTCTGACAGTGACCCTGATATCGTGACTCTTGCAGACTACAGCGTTTACTTATTAGTATAGTAACTATTATAATACACAAATATTGTTATAGAGTTTCAAGGACGCATTGTTAACTGTTTAGTAAACATATAACAGTAAGTTGACGTCTCACGTATATGGCGCTCCATTTTATATGAGTGTGTCCCGTCTGATCAAAGAAGGGTGGAGACGAATTCTTCAGATTTAGAGTCGACTCCGCCCGCCACAATGAAGTTCGGCGTACGCCggagtttatttaaaatgattctcTGCAACGGTTAAAGGTGGGGAGAATGTCCTCAACCAATCAACAGATTCCATTTTAAGGGCCAAGTGACAGACAGCCAATGAGGAAGCAGATATAGGAACATGTGACCATTGTTTTTCCTTCCACTGTTGCCCTCACGTCATTCTGGAAATTAAGTGTCAGAGCGAATGACCCAGTACTTTATCGTGCAGTGTTATAGTTTTGTGTTAAAGAATAATGGCAGTTTCATGACGGGATTAAAGGATTTTGAAAGGCTTTCTTGAAACGACAACACTggtatgtttttttatgttttgtatggCCTGTATGAATGCTAGCGTTTTAGCATGCTGCGGTACTCTGTTAGCTAGACACTACTAATCAAG is a window from the Amphiprion ocellaris isolate individual 3 ecotype Okinawa chromosome 3, ASM2253959v1, whole genome shotgun sequence genome containing:
- the dnajb9a gene encoding dnaJ homolog subfamily B member 9a, giving the protein MATAQSVATFAVCVLMITELILAKKDYYDILGVPKGATERQIKKAFHRLAMKYHPDKNKSPDAEVRFREIAEAYETLSDETRRREYDRFGDTSEYFTGETKGRQRQGTHQPFSFNFDDIFKDFDIYSQNRHARHRRHFDEHSRSHKESHSRHKRHFQGGFGAGIFDDMFDDMERMFTFDRHGKQTENRFHSASKQHCRTVTQRRGNMVTTYTDCTAS